The following coding sequences lie in one Halomonas sp. 'Soap Lake #6' genomic window:
- a CDS encoding ubiquinone biosynthesis accessory factor UbiJ yields MLVTPTLLLAGCERTLNALLARDPAAPSRLAALAGSRLLVRLEKPHLQLVLHYHHAGIDLLRGDDLDETDVDAIVELTPETLSEWLSGASVERLMFDGKLSVRGRIHLVEATRDLLLDLDIDWEGELARWLGDLPAHSLAEGIRRATRWGLRAKDELLQDVSEYVFEEARLLPGRQQRHLLRDHLTELELATDRLEARLNRLQRRLTQLLSEQPTRTLLNTEEQRP; encoded by the coding sequence ATGCTGGTAACCCCGACCCTACTGCTGGCCGGATGTGAACGCACGTTGAACGCCCTCCTCGCACGCGACCCAGCAGCCCCCTCTCGATTGGCGGCGCTGGCAGGCAGCCGTTTGCTGGTAAGGCTAGAAAAGCCTCACCTACAGCTGGTGCTGCACTACCACCATGCCGGTATTGACCTGCTGCGTGGCGACGATTTGGATGAAACAGACGTTGATGCCATCGTAGAGCTTACCCCAGAGACCCTCTCTGAGTGGCTTAGCGGTGCTTCTGTTGAGCGGCTGATGTTTGATGGCAAGCTCTCAGTTCGTGGCCGCATTCATTTAGTAGAAGCTACCCGCGACTTACTGCTCGACCTGGATATCGACTGGGAAGGTGAACTGGCCCGCTGGCTAGGCGATCTCCCGGCACACTCCCTGGCCGAAGGCATACGCCGGGCGACTCGCTGGGGACTGCGCGCCAAAGATGAGCTACTCCAAGACGTTTCGGAATACGTATTCGAAGAAGCTCGCCTATTACCAGGTCGCCAGCAGCGTCATCTGCTGCGTGACCACCTAACCGAGCTTGAGCTTGCTACTGACCGCCTGGAAGCGCGGTTGAACCGCCTTCAGCGACGTTTAACCCAGCTACTCTCGGAGCAACCAACACGAACGCTGTTAAACACCGAGGAGCAGCGTCCATGA
- the ubiE gene encoding bifunctional demethylmenaquinone methyltransferase/2-methoxy-6-polyprenyl-1,4-benzoquinol methylase UbiE, with amino-acid sequence MSPTEKRTTHFGYQEVPVDEKASRVADVFHSVAARYDVMNDLMSMGIHRIWKRLTIERAGVRPGHHVLDIAGGTGDLTLKFSRLVGPSGKVVLADINASMLRVGRDKLMDNGVGGNVEYVQANAECLPFPDNSFDCITIAFGLRNVTDKDAALRSMARVLKPGGRLLVLEFSKPNNPLLSKAYDEYSFRLLPKMGELVAGDGESYRYLAESIRMHPDQETLKEMMETAGLERVEYTNLTGGIVALHRGIKL; translated from the coding sequence ATGAGCCCCACTGAAAAGCGCACTACCCATTTTGGTTACCAAGAAGTTCCCGTTGACGAAAAAGCGTCCCGAGTGGCCGATGTTTTCCATTCGGTAGCCGCCCGCTACGATGTTATGAATGACCTGATGTCGATGGGCATTCACCGCATATGGAAAAGACTCACTATCGAACGCGCAGGTGTTCGCCCAGGGCACCACGTCCTGGATATTGCAGGTGGCACCGGTGATTTAACGCTCAAGTTTTCGCGCCTTGTCGGCCCCAGCGGCAAAGTAGTGCTCGCGGATATCAACGCCTCAATGTTAAGAGTCGGCCGCGATAAACTGATGGATAACGGCGTAGGCGGCAACGTTGAATACGTCCAGGCTAATGCCGAGTGTTTACCGTTTCCCGACAACAGCTTTGACTGCATTACAATTGCCTTCGGCCTGCGTAACGTGACCGATAAAGATGCGGCACTGCGCTCCATGGCCCGTGTACTAAAGCCTGGCGGCCGCCTTTTAGTACTTGAGTTCTCAAAGCCCAATAATCCATTGCTTTCCAAAGCTTATGATGAGTACTCTTTCCGGCTACTGCCCAAAATGGGTGAACTTGTAGCGGGTGACGGCGAAAGCTATCGCTATCTGGCGGAGTCTATTCGTATGCATCCTGACCAGGAAACGCTGAAAGAGATGATGGAAACCGCAGGCCTTGAACGGGTCGAATATACCAACCTCACTGGTGGTATTGTCGCCCTTCACCGCGGTATTAAACTATGA